The following are from one region of the Paenalkalicoccus suaedae genome:
- a CDS encoding DNA internalization-related competence protein ComEC/Rec2, which yields MGFRFFYSFIVALLTIIAMEYVLISIILGISLLISIMLKPSRSIYLAVSVFVFIFIYHEGQSPRVLLKDTPNIEGTVQSLQAMRSGDNRIEFKTKSGELVQLYTSEELEVGAWCEATVSLKEPLSRKSVYQFDEQSYLSNKGIYLTGELLESTCMNSSRFHAVHRFRNQQLQKLDELSHESIPIARALVFGDRSHMDSDYLYTFQVLGIIHLLAVSGLHVGIILAALFLILYRLGIQKERTYMIVMISIPIYIILAGAGPSILRAGSTAFFALLFAKLPIKLHGLDLLGLVGLLLLLLNPGYVYQLGFQLSFLTTGMLLLSKHELSGHSKAITVAIVSLYCQLITLPFILWHFGEISILSIPANMLLIPLVSIILLPLSFIAIIVFMWTKRTLLFDLLDVAVNIMNLIIYVFDALPSHILLTGRPDSGALFALCVSILYFFCARKKGKFVAMGAVGVIVAWMIVSPRFDSAAYVHMLDVGQGDAIFIEGPKRSHTMLIDTGGVMSWNDDYKPTGPAKKTIIPFLTYRGIQEIDTLFLTHGHVDHIGEICALLEKVTFKRAIYPLSRDIPSEAKAQLACLEERQIPITYVVSGQSFKGEYEDHTIIYSDEHAVDENDRSLVLLSTFYDTTFLFAGDTEAQGEAALEKMELEIDVIKIAHHGSKSSSTESFLDSINPALGLLTVGERNRFGHPHKEVIERYEARNIPIARTDSMGSVTVKVSESGIAVQCLHKTKKSCTY from the coding sequence GTGGGCTTTCGATTTTTTTATAGCTTTATAGTAGCACTACTCACTATTATAGCTATGGAATATGTACTAATTAGTATCATACTGGGAATTTCGTTGCTAATAAGCATCATGCTTAAACCGAGCAGATCCATCTACTTAGCTGTGAGTGTGTTTGTATTTATTTTTATTTATCATGAAGGTCAGTCCCCACGAGTTCTTTTGAAAGATACGCCAAATATCGAAGGCACTGTCCAATCCCTTCAGGCGATGAGGTCAGGTGACAATCGTATCGAATTTAAAACCAAATCAGGTGAGTTAGTACAACTATACACATCTGAAGAGCTTGAAGTAGGTGCGTGGTGTGAGGCGACAGTTAGTCTCAAGGAACCTTTGTCTAGAAAGAGTGTCTATCAGTTCGATGAACAATCGTACTTAAGTAATAAGGGGATATATCTTACTGGGGAACTATTAGAAAGTACGTGCATGAATTCCTCTCGATTTCATGCAGTCCATCGGTTTAGAAATCAGCAGCTGCAAAAGCTTGATGAATTGTCTCATGAGTCTATTCCAATTGCGAGGGCTCTAGTTTTCGGAGATCGGTCACACATGGATAGCGATTACTTATATACATTTCAAGTGCTTGGAATTATCCATTTACTCGCTGTATCTGGTCTACATGTAGGTATTATATTAGCCGCGTTATTTCTAATCCTTTATCGACTAGGTATCCAAAAAGAGAGAACATACATGATTGTTATGATAAGTATCCCTATTTATATCATACTTGCAGGAGCAGGACCGTCTATTTTAAGGGCTGGTTCTACGGCATTTTTTGCTCTACTTTTTGCGAAGTTACCTATCAAACTGCACGGTTTAGATTTGTTAGGTTTAGTTGGGCTCCTGTTACTGCTATTAAATCCGGGGTATGTGTATCAACTAGGATTTCAGCTATCCTTTTTAACGACTGGTATGCTGCTTTTGAGTAAACATGAGTTAAGTGGTCATTCTAAGGCAATAACAGTTGCTATAGTGAGCTTATACTGTCAGCTTATAACGCTGCCTTTTATTCTATGGCATTTCGGTGAGATTTCAATACTCTCTATACCTGCTAACATGCTTTTAATACCACTTGTTTCTATAATTCTTCTCCCGCTAAGTTTTATTGCCATTATTGTCTTTATGTGGACAAAGAGAACATTGCTCTTTGATTTACTTGATGTAGCTGTAAATATAATGAACCTTATCATTTACGTTTTCGATGCACTTCCATCTCACATTTTGTTAACCGGGAGACCTGATAGTGGTGCGCTCTTTGCACTGTGCGTTAGTATCCTCTATTTTTTCTGTGCAAGAAAGAAAGGGAAATTTGTAGCAATGGGTGCTGTTGGTGTAATAGTTGCATGGATGATTGTATCTCCTCGTTTTGATTCCGCAGCTTATGTACATATGCTGGATGTAGGGCAAGGGGATGCCATTTTCATCGAGGGCCCAAAGCGCAGTCATACGATGTTAATAGACACAGGCGGGGTTATGAGCTGGAATGATGACTACAAACCGACCGGGCCGGCTAAAAAAACGATCATTCCTTTTTTAACGTATCGAGGAATTCAAGAAATCGACACGCTCTTTTTAACACATGGTCATGTAGATCATATTGGAGAGATTTGTGCATTACTAGAAAAGGTCACATTTAAAAGAGCAATATATCCGTTAAGTCGAGATATTCCATCAGAGGCAAAGGCGCAGTTGGCATGTCTTGAAGAGCGACAAATACCAATCACTTATGTAGTATCAGGGCAGTCTTTTAAGGGGGAATATGAAGATCATACTATTATTTATTCGGATGAACATGCTGTGGATGAGAACGATCGTTCCTTAGTTCTCTTATCAACGTTCTACGACACCACTTTTTTATTTGCGGGAGATACGGAAGCACAAGGAGAGGCTGCGCTTGAAAAAATGGAGTTAGAGATTGATGTCATAAAAATTGCTCATCACGGTAGCAAAAGCTCTTCGACCGAGAGTTTTTTGGATTCGATTAATCCGGCGCTTGGACTTCTAACTGTTGGAGAAAGGAATCGTTTTGGGCATCCCCATAAAGAAGTTATAGAACGGTACGAGGCTCGTAACATACCTATTGCTAGGACGGATTCGATGGGGAGCGTTACCGTTAAAGTATCTGAATCTGGTATCGCGGTACAATGCTTGCATAAAACGAAAAAAAGCTGTACCTATTAG
- a CDS encoding YqzM family protein: MNEFEKDVQYNKNDAIDSGIGFVVSFVFFFLIFAVGQAIDLLL, encoded by the coding sequence ATGAACGAATTTGAAAAGGATGTACAATATAACAAAAACGATGCAATTGATAGTGGAATTGGGTTCGTCGTTTCTTTTGTTTTTTTCTTCCTCATTTTTGCTGTCGGACAAGCAATTGATCTTCTTTTATAA